TGGAATGCGCCGCTAACTGGCAAAACTGTACATTCGACAGCCCGCCCCTTCTGCTGCTGCGCTGTGAGCTGCTCTGCCAGCTGTTCTAGTTCATCTTGCTTGCCGATAACTACGCTGGTGGTCTGCGTATTCTTCAGACCGATGACACAGTCCTGGGAGAGGAAAGGTTCCAACTCCTCGACCGTTAGGCCAGAGATACTCATCATCGGCGCGCGCCCAAATCCGGCTACTCGGCTTCCGCGCGCACACGCCACACCGATGAGGCGAGCTAGTGCAAGCAGTTCTGCTGCCTTCTCTGGATGAGCGACAATCTCAGCGGTAAGAACACCTTGCGAATGACCGGTTACCGCTATCGCGTCATCGATATTAATTCCCTGCTTTGCCAGCAACTCAACAATGCCCAACTGTGCTAATACGATGCCCGGCACGCTGACTGCAGGGTTGGTTGTATCTCCGGTAAATGGGTCGTCTGTCACGAGTGAGATTGCCCAACCAAAGGGGTCGAAACCTGCGGGAAGCTGGCCGATGAGATCGTCGTCAAGCGGTGCGAGCAGTTCCTCAGCGCGAGTGAAAACTTCCCGTAGTTTCTTTGAGTTGCCACTGGCCATGACGCTGGAGAGAGTGTCCAGCCATGGTTGCGATTGACCGGCGAAAGTGACTGCAAAAGTACCCAGATCTGGAGCATTTACGACATTGGTCTGCAAAGTGGCGAGTTTTTCGTATTTCACGTGGCTGAGGTCCTTGTCTTGTGGGGTACGAAATGAAAACATCTTTTGTTTCCAAATCCTTGCCAGGACACTATGCCATAAATCATGAGGAATCCATCATGTTTTTCTGATGCGGTTCTGTGGTCATGTCAGAGGGAAAATAGTTTGGCCCCCTAAAGTAGGGAGTCCGGAATAGCAACGAGGTCAACGGGTCCAGCACCCCAAAAGCAAAAGAATTCCGCAGGTAGGAAACAGTGTTTCCCCGCTGGGAAACTACTTGCGCTTCATCCCCGCGGCAGCATCGGCTACGGAAAATGAAGCCACGATGACTGCGTCGATTTACACCTAATCGGTGATGAACATCACACTCAGAATGAGCGTCAATGTGCGACTAGAACGCTCAGTTTTCGCCAATTAATCGCCTAGCGCATCCAAGATTGCGGACTCCGCTTCTTCTAAGCGCCGCTCTGACTCTTCAAGGTCCTGCTGCGACCTACCGTCGCGCTCGACTTTGCCGTCGAAGATTGCGCAGGGATCATCGTTGACCACAGTGTCGTCGGGAACTATGCCACGACGCGCCATGTACTCATCCAGATGCATCGAGATGCTCAAGTTGCCTCCCTGCTTCCACCTTACGATTCAAGTTACGATTCGAGCAGCGTCATTGTATCGACAGGTTCGATCGCCCTACGCAGTGGAATGAGCGAACAGAGGTTTCCCAGAATGGTACTCACACGCGCTGTGCGGCTGCCCCGTTTTGTGTTCCCGCCAAAAGAGGCGGGACTGTCGCAGGCCTACAACTGGTCTGGCGGCCAGGGCTTTCCATCGGGGAAATACCGGTCATATTTCCAGCCCAGGCGAAAGGGGAGGACGTATTTCTGGGGACTGTTGTTCGCTTCCCACATTGATTTTGGCTTAGTCGCTTTCTCGGCTTCTTCCCGGTCGGTGTACACCCCGTAACAGATGGGGTCCCAGAAGTTGCTATCGGTGATTTCAAGAGTGGGGGTGCCGGTGAACACTCCGTAAAGGAGTTGGTCGCGGCTTTCGACCTCGACTTCGAAATCTTCCCAGGTGCCCATCATTCCGCCGGGTTGCGCGCGCCACCAGTTGTCAATCGCGAGGGCAGTTTCTTCGGATTCGACAAAGCCGCCGAGAGGTTCAGTGTTATCCGGGTAGCGGGGATAAACGACGCAGACAACAATTTTCATAGGCAATATTCTTGCGTTCTGCGGGAGGCCTACAGCTGGTCTGGTGGCCAGGGCTTTCCATCGGGGAAATACCGGTCAAACTTCCAGCCCAGGCGGAACGGAAGCACAAACTTCGGAGGGCAGTTGTTGGCCGCCCACATCGTCTTAGGTTTTGCCTCGCGCTCAGCTACCTTACGGTCTGTGTACACCCCGTGACAGATGGGGTCGTAATAGTCTGGCTCGTCAATTTTGTGGGCGGGCGTACCACTAAATACCCCGTAGAGAATCTGGTCGCGGCTATTGACCTCGACCTCGAAATCTTCCCAGGTGCCAATCATGTCGCCAGGTTGCGCGCGCCACCAGTCGTCTATCTTGCGGGCGGTCTCCTCGGACTCGACGAACCCGCCGAGAGGTTCCGTGTTATCCGGATAGCGGGGATAAACGACGCAGACAACAACTTTCATAGTCATGGTTCTACACCCTGCATGGGAGATTGGCGACCTCGGAGTAGCTTCGGGCGTAGTAGGTCTTCCCCCGATAGACGATAGTTCCCAACGTGACACCGATGAAGCGGGTATCTACTTTCCCGTTACATGTAAATGCAATGTTGTTCTGGTCTAGACGATTCGTGTTGTAGGCAGAATCGCGCACCCCGCTTAGGGCAAGCCTCCACGCGGTGTAGTATTTGTACCTCAAGTCGGAGCTGTGTTTGATACTCGTGACTGGGACGCTGCACTTTGTGTGTGGCTTGAAGCCAATGGTTCCCCAGTTACCTGACTTCCGTAGGTGGATGTAGTCCAGCCATAGGGTGCAGGGGCCATATTCCTTGACAGCCCGAACGGCGGTGGTGCCCTCGTCAAGTGGGGTATCAGATAGGACATAGGGAATCGCGATAGACCCAAGACTCTCGTCCACTTGGGCCTGGGCGGGCGCTGCTGTTCCTAGGCTGGCGACGCTGATTGCCACCGCTGTGAGTAGGGATATTGTGCGTGTGCGCATGGTTGGAGCCTTCCGTGAGTACGCTTACCAAACCGTTGGCGACAAGCTGCCCCGCGGTATTTTATTAGCTGGGCGACTGTCACTTATAGAATGGTTCACTTCCTGCCTCAATGAAAGACCTGTACCTTTCGGCTACCCCAAGCCGAGCTAGCCCGTGTCTACTCCTCTAGACACGAGCAGCTTGCCCCACGAAACTTGGCACATGCCTACATACACAGCAAAGGTGGAACGCTCCGGAGACCGGTGGGCTGTTGCAGTGCCCCAGGTTTCAGGACTATTCACCCAGGGTCGCAACCTTGTCGAGGAAAAAGACAGTTGCGCCGGGCGTTAGAGCTGTACCCGGAGATAGAGACAGACCCGGACACCGCCGAGATAGTCATTCAGATGGACACTCCCCGCGGGGAGGAGGCCGCCACAGCTATTGCCCGTAACCGTACCCTCCTCGTGGAAAAGGCGGCAGCCGCAGCCGCAACTGCTCGCGCCTCCCGCCACCTCGTAGACCGGGGATTGGCCTACCGCGATACAGCCACGCTGCTCGATATTTCATATCAACGGGTTGGGCAGCTCGTCACATAACCCACCTGCCACCTATCCACACACCCCGCCCGACGCGACTGTGCACCGCCCCATGCAGCAGTGCCCTCGCGCCGGGCGTTTCCTGTACGTGACCTAGGAAAAAGGAGACTTTTGATCGCGCCGAAGCGGCGTGCCAGGCGCTGTGACGGAGCGCACTGGTACCTACAACGAGGTGAAAGTCGAGCGTGAGCGGCGCATGACCGCGGTGGAGGGTAAGCAGGCACGTCAGCGTGCCACCCTTGGCGCAGAGATAGACTCCGACTACGCCGAGACGCTGGCCGAAGCAGACCGCACGGTGAACTCTGCGGTGGAGACAGTCAATGCGGAACTGGACGCGTGGCGCGAAACTGTCACCGCCGGGGTCTATTCCAAGACGGTCACGCGCTCGGAGACGGACCGCACGGTCATAGGCGAGACTACTAAGACTGGCGAGAGCGCACCATCTCTATGCCGCCGCAGGTTGTCGAGCAGCTGCGCCCACGGGTTGCAGGCCGCCACCCTGCCGAGCTGGTGCGGTACACCCTCCACAGCGACCCGTTTACTGACCCGCTGCTCTACCGACGGGTTCACATTCCTGGTGGACCTCCACCATGAGCACGTGCGCGGATGACGATGACACGTTTCCTAAGAGACTAGGCTGTCATGACCTCCTCACACCTCTGCCTCACTGCTCATTGCCTCTAGTGCCAATGTCATGCAGGTGCATAGGCAGCTGGGGCACGCGCGCGCCCGTCCATCACCCTCGATGCGTGCTCTCATCTGTTCGACACCGGACTGGGTGAAATCGGGCGGGAAATGGGCCAGATTTTGGGCACGCGGCCTAATGAGGGCGGAAAATCTGACGGGCTGGAGAACGAAGATACCCCGTGACCTGCATAGTCACGGGGTATTTATGTGTGCGCCTGGGGAGACTCGAACTCCCACGCCCTAAGGCACTGGAACCTAAATCCAGCGCGTCTGCCAATTCCGCCACAGGCGCCCGTCGCGAATCCGTGACAGTTACGTACAGTCCCCGTAAGCATGGACTACTTATTAGCCACCTACAGGCACAACGAACTTTCACAGCTCATTTGGACTGTACACACTTTAACGGGTTCGCCGCAGATTTCCTAATGTCCTAGCAGAATTCGTAATGCCGGATCCCCTGCCTTATCCAGCGAGCGCGCTAGCTTGGCAGGTCACGGACTAGCTATGGTGGTTATGTGTCCACTTCACAGCATTCCAATACCACTGACAAGCCAGCGAAGATTCCCACTCGTACCCGCGTGGTGCAACTAATCTTCTTGGCTCTTGCAGTCGGCGCCACTCTTGCACTCGCCTACTGGCAGCTCAGCAGGTGGAACACAACCAGCTCATTCCAAAACCTGGGCTACGCACTGCAGTGGCCAGCTTTCGGCCTGTTCTTTATTTGGGCCTACCGCAAGTACATGGAGTACGAACGCGAACGCCTGAGCGGCAATAGCGAGGCCGCATTTGAGGCTAAAGACGATGTCATGACGGAAATTCCAGACGACTTCCTGCCGACCAACCCAGATGGCTCGCGAAAGGTGCAGCGTGTGGATGAGACACAATCGACGGATTCTGGCACCAACGCCTAGGCGATAACTGCTTATTCGAGAAAAGGACTTTTAGTGACCAACATCAATCCAGATCGTCAAGAGCGCGTAAGGAAGGCACTGACGTACTTCTCCGTCACCGCCTATTTCACGGGTGTGATGCTGCTCTTGCTGTGTGCCGAGATGATTTACAAGTACCTCATCCTCGACAACTCCGCCGACGCGCCGCGGTGGTTCTTCTACACCGCCCAGATTCACGGCTTCGGCTACATGGCATTCCTCATTGCCACCGTAAACCTGGGTACCAAGGCCCGCTGGGAACCAGCAAAGTGGATTATCACCGCGCTCGGTGGCGTAGTCCCGTTCCTCTCCTTCTTCGTCGAGAAGAAGCGCCGCGAGGAAGTCGAGACCGCTTTCCAGCTGAAGTAGCGGGCTCTCGGCAGCCCGAGGGCTCGCCCGTGGGCTCACCCCAGGGCTATCCCTCAGACTCTGCCTCAGCCAGGATTTTCAGCGCCGGAGTCAAGGCACGCAGTGCACGCCCCCTGTGACTAAAAGCGTCCTTGTCTTCGGCGCTCATTTGTGCCGCAGACAAAGTGGCCTCAGCTTCGTTGCCCTCTCCAACTGCGGGCGCGAACACCGGATCATAGCCGAACCCATTGTCCCCAACAGGCTCGCGCAGAATGGAGCCAGGCCAGCGGCCCTCTACAACCAGCAGCAGGTTACCGGCTTCATCGAGGACGGCTGGGAAACCGCCGTCGGCTAGCGCGGACGGCACCTCCTTGACACCGGGGACGACCAACGCGCAAGCGGTACGGAAGGACGCCGTACGACGCTCATCTGGGCAGTCCCCCATCTGAGCGAGCAGCAGCTCGTAGTTAGCGACATCGTCTCCGTGGGTGCCGGACCAGCGCGCCGAGAGCACACCCGGCATACCGTTTAGCTCATCTACGCTGAGCCCCGAATCGTCAGCCAAGCACGCGTAGCCGGTGTGTGTCGCACCATCGAAAGCCTTGATGTAGGCGTTGTCCGCAAAAGTGCGACCGGTTTCAGGGCGCTCTGGGTACTCCGGGACGTCGCTAAGCGAAAGAAGCTCCACCGAATCAATACCCGCCGCACGCAGGATGCGGTCGAGCTCGACTAGTTTTTTAGAATTTCGGGTAGCGACAAGGAGCTTCACGGCAGCTCACCCGGGTACGGCGCACGCAGAACTTCCTGCTGCAGGGCGATGAGCTCACGAAGACCCTTTTCCGCAGAGTCGAGCATGTCATTCAGCTGACCTCGGTCGAAGGTGCCTTCCTCGCCAGTGCCCTGGATTTCGACGAACTTGCCCTCTGCGGTCATCACCACGTTGAGGTCGACCTCAGCGCGAGAGTCCTCCTCGTAAGGCAGGTCCAGGCAGACGCGGCCGTCAATAATGCCGACCGAAACAGCTGCGACTGGTGCCTTCAGCGGGGTGCCCGGCACTGCGCCCGCTGCATGCAGGTAGGTCAGGGCATCAGCCAGCGCAACGTACGCACCGGTAATGGAGGCGGTACGAGTACCACCATCCGCCTGCAGAACATCACAGTCGATGTTGATGGTGTTCTCACCGAGTTCCTTCAAGTCGATAGCTGCGCGAAGCGAGCGACCGATTAGACGGGAAATCTCGTGGGTACGACCCTTGACCTTGCCGCGCATCGACTCGCGGGGCATGCGCTCGTGGGTAGAGGCCGGCAGCATGGAGTACTCAGCAGTCAGCCAGCCCTCGCCGGAGTCACGCTTGAATCGCGGCACCGACTGCTCAACGGAAGCGGTGCACATCACACGCGTATTGCCGAAAGTAACCAGCACAGAACCTGCCGGATTGTCGGTGAAGCCACGAGTGATGGTCACCTTGCGCATTTCATCAACCGCGCGTCCATCGGCACGGCGAAAATCGGAATTAGCTGTAGTCATGCCAACTACCCTACCGCCCGGCGCGAAAGCGGTGCGACAGCTGTACGGAAACCCGATAATCGATGAGACTAGCCGCCTAGCTCCATGCCCAGGTAGGCCAATTCAACGTCACCGGTAAAGGTACTCTTCGCAGCACCCAGTGCTTCCTCACCGTCGGCGTATGGCGGAATGTGAGTCAGCACCAGCTTCTTGACCCCCGCCAGCGTCGCTGCCTTTCCGGCCTCATAGCCCGTCAGGTGCATGTCCGGCGGTGTGCCCTCTTCGTTACTGCACCATGTGGCTTCACAGATGAAGATATCCGCATTCCGCGCCAGCTCCACCAGTTCATCGGTCCACGCAGTATCTCCGGTGTATGCAATGGTCAGACCATCTGCTTCAATGCGGTATCCAACAGCTGGCACCGGGTGGACCATGTTATACGGCGTGACGACGGCGCCTCCGTCCGCTTCGCCCCCACCGACTAACAGTGGTTCACCGGGGCTACTCACAACCTGGTCAAAAGTGTCTTCCAGGTTGGCATCTTCTTCACTTCCCAGTGCTTTGCACATGGTGCCTATCCGGTCGTGAATGTCTCCGGGGCCAACCAGGAGATTCCGGGAACTCGCCGGGGCTGTCGGGTGGAAGCGACGCCAGACGAGCAGCCCTGGAATGTCTGCAGTGTGGTCTGGGTGCACATGAGTTAGTAACAAATCACAAGCTGCAGGATCAGAGATCTTCTGCAATTCGGCGAGGACACCGGGACCCAAATCAATGACAAAGGTTCGACCGTTATCCAGCTCAATGAGGTAGCCAGATGCTGGCGCCGATGGGCCACCCATGCTGCCTGTACATCCCAGAACCTTCAATCGCATACTTCAAGCTTGCCATGTAATTGATCAAAACCGAGCAAAAAACCAATGGAGTGTCTGGATTTAATAAGAAAGGTCACATTTGGGAATGCATAGTGACCTGGCTAATACCGGGCCCGAGGAAGCGCTTTGCCAGTGATGCAAAAACTTGCGGATCTCCAGTGGATTCAAATGTGCGCACAGGGGTCGGATTACTCTCCGGGTCAGCGAGCATGTCGGTCTTTGTGAGGATGCGCAGAACGTCCTTCGACGTCTCCTCCGCCGAGGACACTAGGGCGACGTCCTCCCCCATGGCCAGCTGAATCACACCAGACAGCAGCGGATAGTGGGTGCAGCCCAGCACGAGCGTATCTACACCATCGGCCTGCAATGGCGCGAGGTAGCCCTCTGCAAGTCCCAGAATCTGGCGACCAGAGGTAATTCCTCGCTCGACAAAGTCCACGAATCGCGGGCAGTCGACCGCGGAGACATCCACGCCGGGCACTGCATCAAAGAGATCTTGGTAGGCACGGGAGCGAATCGTGGCGGCGGTACCGATTACGCCGACTTTTCCGTTCCTGGTGGTCGAGACCGCACGGCGCACGGCGGGCAGAATGACCTCGACTACTGGGACTGGGTAGCGCTCGCGGGCATCACGCAAAAATGCGGCCGAAGCAGTGTTGCAGGCAATGACTATCATCTTGCAGCCGCGTGCAACCAGTTCATCGGCAATCGCTTCAGCGTGCTGACGAACCTCGGCGATGCGCAGCGGGCCGTAAGGGCCGTTGGCAGTATCGCCGATGTACATAATCGACTCGTGCGGCAGCTGATCCATGATGGCACGCGCCACTGTCAGCCCACCGACACCGGAGTCGAAGATGCCAATCGGCGCTGTTCGGTCGGGGAAGCCGCTATCCTGCGCCGTCAGCTGATTGACTGCCTGAGTTCCTGCTTCTGCTCCCACCGCTATCTGGACTCCTCATATCGTTGGTCAAACACCGAAGCTCCTATTCTAGGCCGTTTCCGCCAGGAGCTGATGCCGCTTACCTCGGGCTCTTAGCCACGTGCGCGACCGCGCTTAAACATCACCGCAGCCCAGATGCCCGCAAGCCCACCGAAGAGGTGCATCTGCCAACTAACAGCCATCTGTGTTGGCAGCACTCCCCAGATAAGACCCGAATACATCGATGCCAGAATCACGCCCAAAATAATCTGCATCACCCGACGGTTCACGAAACCGCGTACGACCAAAAACGCCAGCCAGCCGTAAATCAGGCCGGACGCACCGATGTGGACGGTATTTACACCGCCGACCAGCCATGTCAGACCGCCACCAACGACCGTAATCAAGAGCGTGACCTGCCAAAATAGCCGCTTCGACGACATTGCAATCAAACCGGCGAACAACGCCCCGGGCAGAGAGTTCGCCACAATGTGCCCGTAATCTGCGTGCAGCAGCGGTGCGGTCAAAATTCCCCACAGCGTCGAGGTTTCGCGTGGGCGCACACCGAAGTTGTTCAGCGCCCCACCAAAGATGAAATCGTTGACAAGAAAGACCGTCCATATAAGTACCAGGTACCCAATAGCCGTACTGATGGCCGCCCCGAGCCCGCCGTCGCGATCCTGCGGAACAATCTGATTATTCCGCCGCGTCTGCACGGGACCGCGCATCGGGTACTGCGCATAGTTCTGGTAATTCTGCTGTTGTCCCGAGCTCCATTGCGGATTCATTGGCGAACTTCCCTCACTACTTGTCCAGCATCTCTGACAGCGCGGCTACTCCCGCGCGCCCCGTTGCACTCATCACGGCATCGACAATAGCCATCTGCACCGCATCGGCCGCCATCGCAGCCAACAGCGCCACCACATCCGAGCCCACGGGTTCAGCGTTTTCGCTATCCGCTGCCTCGGCCGAGCTGAGCGCAAACAGCGTGTCACCGTCCATCGGTGCATGAGCCGGCCGAATCGCTCGTGCCAGCCCATCATGACCGCACATCGCCAACCGCTTCAACTGCGCAGTCGTCACCGGCGCATTGGTTATCAACGTGCCAATCGTCGTGTTTCGCGTGCTTGCCGACGACTCCCCGTCGCCAGCCGCATCTGCGAGAATCT
The nucleotide sequence above comes from Corynebacterium amycolatum. Encoded proteins:
- the murI gene encoding glutamate racemase, whose translation is MGAEAGTQAVNQLTAQDSGFPDRTAPIGIFDSGVGGLTVARAIMDQLPHESIMYIGDTANGPYGPLRIAEVRQHAEAIADELVARGCKMIVIACNTASAAFLRDARERYPVPVVEVILPAVRRAVSTTRNGKVGVIGTAATIRSRAYQDLFDAVPGVDVSAVDCPRFVDFVERGITSGRQILGLAEGYLAPLQADGVDTLVLGCTHYPLLSGVIQLAMGEDVALVSSAEETSKDVLRILTKTDMLADPESNPTPVRTFESTGDPQVFASLAKRFLGPGISQVTMHSQM
- a CDS encoding non-canonical purine NTP pyrophosphatase; translated protein: MKLLVATRNSKKLVELDRILRAAGIDSVELLSLSDVPEYPERPETGRTFADNAYIKAFDGATHTGYACLADDSGLSVDELNGMPGVLSARWSGTHGDDVANYELLLAQMGDCPDERRTASFRTACALVVPGVKEVPSALADGGFPAVLDEAGNLLLVVEGRWPGSILREPVGDNGFGYDPVFAPAVGEGNEAEATLSAAQMSAEDKDAFSHRGRALRALTPALKILAEAESEG
- the rph gene encoding ribonuclease PH gives rise to the protein MTTANSDFRRADGRAVDEMRKVTITRGFTDNPAGSVLVTFGNTRVMCTASVEQSVPRFKRDSGEGWLTAEYSMLPASTHERMPRESMRGKVKGRTHEISRLIGRSLRAAIDLKELGENTINIDCDVLQADGGTRTASITGAYVALADALTYLHAAGAVPGTPLKAPVAAVSVGIIDGRVCLDLPYEEDSRAEVDLNVVMTAEGKFVEIQGTGEEGTFDRGQLNDMLDSAEKGLRELIALQQEVLRAPYPGELP
- a CDS encoding rhomboid family intramembrane serine protease translates to MNPQWSSGQQQNYQNYAQYPMRGPVQTRRNNQIVPQDRDGGLGAAISTAIGYLVLIWTVFLVNDFIFGGALNNFGVRPRETSTLWGILTAPLLHADYGHIVANSLPGALFAGLIAMSSKRLFWQVTLLITVVGGGLTWLVGGVNTVHIGASGLIYGWLAFLVVRGFVNRRVMQIILGVILASMYSGLIWGVLPTQMAVSWQMHLFGGLAGIWAAVMFKRGRARG
- a CDS encoding DUF3817 domain-containing protein; translation: MTNINPDRQERVRKALTYFSVTAYFTGVMLLLLCAEMIYKYLILDNSADAPRWFFYTAQIHGFGYMAFLIATVNLGTKARWEPAKWIITALGGVVPFLSFFVEKKRREEVETAFQLK
- a CDS encoding MBL fold metallo-hydrolase — encoded protein: MRLKVLGCTGSMGGPSAPASGYLIELDNGRTFVIDLGPGVLAELQKISDPAACDLLLTHVHPDHTADIPGLLVWRRFHPTAPASSRNLLVGPGDIHDRIGTMCKALGSEEDANLEDTFDQVVSSPGEPLLVGGGEADGGAVVTPYNMVHPVPAVGYRIEADGLTIAYTGDTAWTDELVELARNADIFICEATWCSNEEGTPPDMHLTGYEAGKAATLAGVKKLVLTHIPPYADGEEALGAAKSTFTGDVELAYLGMELGG